A genomic segment from Janibacter sp. DB-40 encodes:
- the ychF gene encoding redox-regulated ATPase YchF: MALSIGIVGLPNVGKSTMFNALTKNSVLAANYPFATIEPNVGVVPLPDSRLGRLAEIFGSEKILPATVSFVDIAGIVRGASEGEGLGNKFLANIRESDAICQVVRAFVDDDVTHVDGKIDPSSDMETINTELVLADLQTLESAVPRLEKEVKGKKTEKEVLDTALAAREVLEAGDTLFAKGEAAGVDLGIARQLGLLTTKPFLYVFNVDEDQLTDTDFQDRMQALVEPAEAIFLNAKLESEVAELDDEDARELLEAVGIDEPGLDQLARKGFNTLGLQTYLTAGPKEARAWTIHRGDKAPQAAGVIHTDFERGFIKAEVVSYEDLDTLGSMNEAKAAGKVRMEGKDYVMADGDVVEFRFNV; encoded by the coding sequence GTGGCACTCTCCATCGGAATCGTCGGTCTCCCCAACGTCGGCAAGTCGACGATGTTCAACGCACTGACCAAGAACAGCGTCCTCGCCGCGAACTACCCGTTCGCGACCATCGAGCCGAACGTCGGCGTCGTCCCGTTGCCGGACTCCCGGCTCGGTCGGCTCGCCGAGATCTTCGGCAGCGAGAAGATCCTCCCGGCGACGGTCTCCTTCGTCGACATCGCCGGCATCGTGCGCGGCGCGAGCGAAGGGGAGGGGCTGGGGAACAAGTTCCTCGCCAACATCCGCGAGTCGGACGCGATCTGCCAGGTGGTGCGCGCCTTCGTCGACGACGACGTCACCCACGTCGATGGCAAGATCGACCCCTCCTCCGACATGGAGACGATCAACACCGAGCTCGTCCTCGCCGACCTGCAGACCCTCGAGTCCGCCGTCCCGCGCCTCGAGAAGGAGGTCAAGGGGAAGAAGACCGAGAAGGAGGTCCTCGACACCGCGCTCGCCGCGCGCGAGGTCCTCGAGGCCGGCGACACGCTCTTCGCGAAGGGGGAGGCGGCCGGCGTCGACCTCGGGATCGCCCGCCAGCTCGGCCTGCTGACGACCAAGCCCTTCCTCTACGTCTTCAACGTCGACGAGGACCAGCTGACCGACACCGACTTCCAAGACCGCATGCAGGCCCTCGTCGAGCCGGCCGAGGCGATCTTCCTCAACGCCAAGCTCGAGTCCGAGGTCGCCGAGCTCGACGACGAGGACGCCCGCGAGCTCCTCGAGGCCGTCGGCATCGACGAGCCGGGTTTGGACCAGCTCGCGCGCAAGGGCTTCAACACCCTCGGCCTGCAGACCTACCTCACCGCCGGCCCCAAGGAGGCCCGCGCGTGGACGATCCACCGCGGGGACAAGGCGCCGCAGGCCGCCGGCGTCATCCACACCGACTTCGAGCGCGGGTTCATCAAGGCCGAGGTCGTCTCCTACGAGGACCTGGACACGCTCGGCTCGATGAATGAGGCGAAGGCGGCCGGCAAGGTGCGCATGGAGGGCAAGGACTACGTCATGGCCGATGGTGACGTGGTGGAGTTCCGCTTCAACGTGTGA
- the betC gene encoding choline-sulfatase: protein MRPNIIVVQADQMAPQALGAYGDEAARTPHIDALAQESAVFDRAYCNTPLCAPSRASMMTGQMPSELGCYDNGDDFPASSPTFAHHLRVAGYHTALIGRMHFIGPDQHHGFEERLTTDVYPADMDMVPDWQRALDDRLQWYHDADAVYTAGVSKATVQQDFDDEVGFHALRHLNDRVRANQGAGEAVPFLMVTSFIHPHDPYEPPLEHWDRFADVDIPDPKHPRVPSPSEDPHSHRLRAMSGFDRREPTMEEIRRARRSYYAAVSYIDDHVGRILDRLESLGLRENTVVIVTSDHGDMLGEKGLWFKMSPYEQSSRVPLIVHGPDHLVPRGRYANPVSLLDLMPTLLELAGAPPRRDELPRGLSLLESARRETAGEAGPEDRDVVIEYLAEGTLRPQLTLVRGRYKYVLCPGDPDQLFDLSADPDEQHNIASERADLVQSLRGALEVRYDLALLEAEVLASQSRRRFVAGALEQGRRRPWDFTPHPQERYVRGDFWGALAHGRIRDV from the coding sequence GTGAGACCGAACATCATCGTCGTCCAGGCCGACCAGATGGCCCCGCAGGCACTGGGAGCCTATGGGGACGAGGCGGCCAGGACACCGCACATCGACGCTCTGGCGCAGGAGTCCGCAGTCTTCGACCGCGCCTACTGCAACACCCCGTTGTGTGCCCCGTCGCGCGCGTCGATGATGACCGGTCAGATGCCCTCGGAGCTCGGCTGCTACGACAACGGTGACGACTTCCCGGCGTCCAGCCCGACCTTCGCCCACCACCTGCGCGTCGCCGGGTACCACACGGCCCTCATCGGGCGGATGCACTTCATCGGGCCGGACCAGCACCACGGCTTCGAGGAGCGGCTCACCACCGACGTGTACCCGGCGGACATGGACATGGTCCCCGACTGGCAGCGCGCCCTGGACGACCGGTTGCAGTGGTACCACGACGCCGACGCGGTCTACACCGCCGGCGTCTCCAAGGCGACCGTCCAGCAGGACTTCGACGACGAGGTGGGGTTCCACGCCCTGCGCCACCTCAACGACCGGGTCCGGGCCAACCAGGGCGCGGGGGAGGCCGTCCCCTTCCTCATGGTCACCAGCTTCATCCACCCCCACGACCCGTACGAGCCGCCGCTGGAGCACTGGGACCGGTTCGCCGACGTCGACATCCCGGACCCGAAGCATCCGCGGGTGCCGAGCCCGAGCGAGGACCCGCACAGCCACCGGCTGCGCGCCATGAGCGGCTTCGACCGCCGCGAGCCGACCATGGAGGAGATCCGCAGGGCCCGACGGTCGTACTACGCCGCGGTGAGCTACATCGACGACCACGTGGGGCGCATCCTCGATCGGCTGGAGAGCCTCGGGCTGCGGGAGAACACGGTCGTCATCGTCACCAGCGACCACGGCGACATGCTCGGGGAGAAGGGGCTGTGGTTCAAGATGTCGCCGTACGAGCAGTCCTCCCGGGTGCCGCTCATCGTCCACGGGCCGGACCACCTCGTCCCCAGGGGCCGCTATGCCAACCCGGTCTCCCTGCTGGACCTCATGCCCACTCTGCTCGAGCTGGCCGGTGCACCACCACGGCGCGACGAGCTGCCCCGCGGCCTGTCGCTGCTCGAGTCCGCCCGACGCGAAACCGCCGGGGAGGCGGGGCCCGAGGACCGCGATGTCGTCATCGAGTACCTCGCGGAGGGCACGCTGCGGCCCCAGCTGACCCTCGTGCGCGGCCGGTACAAGTACGTGCTCTGCCCCGGGGATCCCGACCAGCTCTTCGACCTGAGCGCCGACCCGGACGAGCAGCACAACATCGCCTCCGAGCGCGCCGACCTCGTGCAGTCGCTGCGAGGGGCACTGGAGGTTCGCTACGACCTGGCGCTGCTCGAGGCGGAGGTGCTGGCCAGCCAGTCCCGGCGACGGTTCGTGGCGGGTGCGCTCGAGCAGGGTCGACGCCGGCCGTGGGACTTCACCCCGCACCCGCAGGAGCGCTACGTCCGTGGTGACTTCTGGGGCGCACTGGCGCACGGCCGGATCCGCGACGTGTGA
- a CDS encoding NUDIX hydrolase — protein MASEELNENEVMETTRRPDLESEQGRRAFIRVLNARMPKKRLIAQGVLRTEDGRIALCELVYKKDWDLPGGIVDPDESPADCVEREVREELGLDVSVRGLLAVNWLPPYRGWDDALLCLFDLGCVAEDTLERVVLQRREIKAVHWADAETIEERTAGYTAEMLAGVALDGREDTAFLENSAHRDGM, from the coding sequence ATGGCGTCAGAGGAGCTCAACGAGAACGAGGTCATGGAGACCACCCGACGTCCCGATCTCGAGTCGGAGCAGGGGCGCCGGGCGTTCATCCGGGTGCTCAACGCCCGGATGCCGAAGAAGCGCCTCATCGCTCAGGGTGTCCTGCGGACCGAGGACGGGCGGATCGCCCTGTGCGAGCTGGTCTACAAGAAGGACTGGGACCTGCCCGGCGGCATCGTCGACCCGGACGAGTCACCGGCCGACTGCGTCGAGCGAGAGGTGCGTGAGGAGCTCGGCCTCGACGTGAGCGTCCGGGGACTGCTCGCTGTCAACTGGCTGCCGCCCTACCGCGGGTGGGACGACGCGCTGCTGTGCCTCTTCGACCTCGGCTGCGTCGCCGAGGACACGCTCGAGCGGGTGGTCCTCCAGCGCCGCGAGATCAAGGCGGTGCACTGGGCGGACGCGGAGACGATCGAGGAGCGCACCGCCGGGTACACGGCCGAGATGCTCGCCGGGGTTGCGCTCGACGGTCGCGAGGACACCGCCTTCCTCGAGAACTCCGCACACCGGGACGGCATGTGA